The Streptomyces sp. SS1-1 genome has a segment encoding these proteins:
- a CDS encoding MFS transporter, protein MATAEPTRADDADPGRGAGPRIRVPAPRAEEGPDDTRTGPSSRVTRAVHAVRERLLRHPVLSVTALSGLLHIIWFFTFANSGGDLAAQDAWAEFVGRHPDSAYNLAWYGGMHPVSYSVVSPYLMSVLGVRTTMMIAGTISAGLLMLVLLRSRSVRNPLWAALAGIFGLIANAISGRVTFALGTMFALGAVAVVFCWPYRWRYKRWAKALCAAPLAALATMASPVAGLFVGLVAVALFLQKRRPGAWALGLAPTAVVGLSAWLFPFSGTQPMVFGSVLMPLLMAVVVYAAVPEDWRTVRLVSAVYGVSVVLVWVVSSQIGSNITRLAMLFAGVTLVAALPFTVPRTRKWYAVVTALLTFVGWIGYKTVDDIIHAAPEASWARELAPLVNELQEVGAEKGRVEVVPARSHREASALAPYVNLARGWNRQADMERNPLFYDGTLNSANYREWLRRWAVHFVVLPKDEPDPSAAQRERELVQRGLPYLKQVWGDANWQLFQVTDPTPLAEPNAVVDRAEQGEMTMRVSRPGRVLIRIPYSPWLSIVDAEGRKLDPPKETEASRKRPDGEPKTYANVNGCLMETEEDAEGDRWTTLVAPRAGVYRLAAPYDVPRGTPCPEELR, encoded by the coding sequence GTGGCCACTGCGGAGCCGACACGCGCCGACGACGCCGATCCCGGACGGGGAGCCGGTCCGCGAATACGCGTGCCCGCGCCGCGTGCGGAGGAGGGTCCGGACGACACCCGGACCGGGCCGTCGTCGCGTGTGACGAGGGCCGTCCACGCCGTGCGCGAGCGTCTGCTGCGTCACCCGGTGCTGTCGGTCACCGCCCTCTCGGGGCTGCTCCACATCATCTGGTTCTTCACGTTCGCGAACAGCGGCGGCGACCTCGCGGCCCAGGACGCCTGGGCCGAGTTCGTCGGCCGGCACCCCGACTCCGCGTACAACCTCGCCTGGTACGGCGGGATGCACCCGGTGTCGTACAGCGTCGTGTCGCCGTATCTGATGTCGGTGCTGGGCGTCCGGACGACGATGATGATCGCCGGGACGATCTCGGCGGGGCTGCTGATGCTGGTCCTGCTGCGCAGCCGGTCCGTGCGCAACCCGCTGTGGGCCGCGCTCGCCGGGATCTTCGGGCTGATCGCCAACGCCATCTCCGGACGCGTGACGTTCGCGCTGGGCACGATGTTCGCGCTCGGCGCGGTCGCCGTCGTCTTCTGCTGGCCGTACCGCTGGCGCTACAAACGCTGGGCGAAGGCGCTGTGCGCGGCGCCGCTCGCCGCGCTCGCCACCATGGCGTCGCCGGTCGCGGGTCTCTTCGTCGGGCTCGTGGCCGTCGCGCTGTTCCTGCAGAAGCGGCGTCCGGGCGCCTGGGCGCTGGGGCTCGCGCCGACCGCCGTGGTGGGGCTGTCGGCGTGGCTGTTCCCGTTCTCCGGCACCCAGCCGATGGTGTTCGGCTCGGTGCTCATGCCGCTGCTGATGGCGGTCGTCGTCTATGCCGCGGTGCCCGAGGACTGGCGGACGGTCCGGCTGGTGTCGGCGGTGTACGGCGTCTCGGTCGTCCTGGTGTGGGTGGTCAGCTCGCAGATCGGGTCGAACATCACCCGGCTGGCGATGCTGTTCGCCGGGGTGACGCTGGTGGCGGCCCTGCCGTTCACGGTGCCGCGCACCCGCAAGTGGTACGCGGTGGTGACGGCCCTGCTGACGTTCGTCGGGTGGATCGGCTACAAGACGGTCGACGACATCATCCACGCGGCCCCGGAGGCGTCCTGGGCGCGTGAGCTGGCCCCGCTGGTCAACGAGCTCCAGGAGGTCGGCGCCGAGAAGGGCCGGGTGGAGGTCGTGCCGGCCCGCTCGCACCGGGAGGCGTCCGCGCTCGCGCCGTACGTGAACCTGGCGCGGGGCTGGAACCGGCAGGCCGACATGGAACGCAACCCTCTCTTCTACGACGGCACCCTCAACTCGGCGAACTACCGGGAGTGGCTGCGGCGCTGGGCGGTGCACTTCGTGGTGCTGCCCAAGGACGAGCCGGACCCCTCGGCGGCGCAGCGCGAGCGGGAGCTGGTGCAGCGCGGTCTGCCGTATCTGAAGCAGGTGTGGGGCGACGCGAACTGGCAGCTGTTCCAGGTGACCGACCCGACGCCGCTCGCCGAGCCGAACGCCGTGGTGGACCGGGCCGAGCAGGGCGAGATGACGATGCGGGTGAGCAGGCCGGGCCGCGTCCTGATCCGCATCCCCTACTCGCCGTGGCTGAGCATCGTGGACGCCGAGGGCAGGAAGCTCGACCCGCCGAAGGAGACGGAGGCGTCCCGCAAGCGTCCCGACGGCGAGCCGAAGACGTACGCCAACGTCAACGGCTGCCTGATGGAGACCGAGGAGGACGCCGAGGGCGACCGCTGGACGACGCTGGTCGCCCCGCGGGCGGGTGTGTACCGGCTGGCGGCGCCCTACGACGTGCCGCGCGGCACGCCCTG